One Rhizobiales bacterium GAS188 DNA window includes the following coding sequences:
- a CDS encoding 3-oxoacyl-[acyl-carrier protein] reductase gives MTKLTGKVALVSGSGRGIGRSIALKLAREGAKIVVNDLDAEPGNAVVAEIKAAGGEAVAVNGSVTETGFADRFVGAAVETFGGLDIIVNNAGYTWDATIQKMTDEQFQAMLDVHLVAPFRILRAAAEPIRMFAKKEAEAGREVFRKVVNIASIAGLYGNAGQASYSSAKASLIGLTRTLCKEWGRYKVNVNCVAFGLIGTRLTQAIEAEQKTIDVGGREIKVGIQPQLLSTMDKIIPLGRAGTPDEAADAVYLFCSPESNYISGQVVVCGGGLLM, from the coding sequence ATGACCAAGCTCACTGGAAAAGTCGCGCTCGTATCGGGCTCCGGCCGCGGCATCGGCCGTTCGATCGCGCTGAAGCTCGCCCGCGAAGGCGCAAAGATCGTCGTCAACGATCTCGACGCCGAGCCGGGCAATGCCGTCGTCGCCGAGATCAAGGCTGCCGGCGGCGAGGCTGTCGCGGTCAATGGAAGCGTCACGGAGACGGGCTTCGCCGATCGCTTCGTCGGGGCGGCGGTCGAGACCTTCGGCGGCCTCGACATCATCGTCAACAATGCCGGCTATACCTGGGACGCCACCATCCAGAAGATGACCGACGAGCAATTCCAGGCCATGCTCGACGTGCATCTGGTCGCGCCCTTCCGCATCCTGCGCGCCGCGGCCGAACCGATCCGCATGTTCGCCAAGAAGGAGGCGGAGGCCGGACGGGAAGTGTTTCGGAAGGTCGTCAACATCGCCTCGATCGCCGGCCTCTACGGCAATGCCGGGCAGGCCAGCTACTCCTCGGCCAAGGCGTCGCTCATCGGTTTGACCCGCACCTTGTGCAAGGAATGGGGACGCTACAAGGTCAACGTCAATTGCGTCGCCTTCGGCCTGATCGGAACCAGGTTGACCCAGGCAATCGAGGCCGAGCAGAAGACGATCGACGTCGGGGGCCGCGAGATCAAGGTCGGCATCCAGCCGCAGCTTCTCAGCACCATGGACAAGATCATCCCGCTCGGCCGGGCCGGCACGCCGGACGAGGCGGCCGACGCCGTCTATCTCTTCTGCAGCCCGGAATCGAACTATATCAGCGGCCAGGTCGTCGTCTGCGGCGGCGGTCTCTTGATGTGA
- a CDS encoding long-chain acyl-CoA synthetase — protein sequence MNITHGFKRALQINAGGLASVHGNRRRTWRELGERVPRLAAGLASLGVGPGDRVAVLSLNSDRYLEAYLATAWAGAVIVPLNIRWSPQENEEALRDCRAAVLIVDKMFSSVGESLVKALPGLRLVYADDDGAPAGAEHYEELLARSAPMPDAMRKDEDLAGIFYTGGTTGRSKGVMLSHHNLMANALNALSEGLFPGTCVYLHAAPMFHLANGAAMFSLLLSGGSNVIIKAFNPEAVMAAVARDKVTEVLLVPTMIQMLVDHPALNSHDLSSLTRIIYGASPISEAVLDRAMAALPTTKFCQAYGMTELSPIATLLHWKEHVGEGRAKGRHRAGGRATLGCEVRIVDANDQPVPCGTVGEIVARGDNVMMGYWERPEETAQALIDGWMHTGDGGYMDEDGFVYVVDRIKDMIISGGENVYSLEVENIVAQHPAVAQCAVIGVPSDEWGEQVHAVVVRKPDAQLDSQQIITFCKERIAGYKCPRSVEISDTPLPMSGAGKVLKRELRKPSWEEKERRVN from the coding sequence ATGAACATCACGCACGGATTCAAGCGCGCGCTGCAGATCAATGCGGGTGGCTTGGCCAGCGTCCACGGCAATCGGCGGCGCACATGGCGTGAGCTGGGCGAGCGTGTGCCCCGCCTGGCCGCCGGCCTCGCCTCGCTCGGTGTCGGGCCCGGCGACCGGGTTGCCGTCCTCTCGCTGAATTCCGATCGCTATCTCGAGGCCTATCTCGCGACCGCTTGGGCCGGCGCGGTGATCGTGCCGCTCAATATCCGCTGGTCGCCGCAGGAGAACGAAGAGGCGCTCAGGGACTGCCGCGCGGCCGTGCTGATCGTCGACAAGATGTTCTCGAGCGTCGGCGAGAGCCTTGTGAAGGCGCTGCCCGGGCTTCGCCTGGTCTATGCCGATGATGACGGCGCGCCTGCAGGCGCCGAACATTATGAGGAGCTGCTGGCGCGCAGCGCGCCGATGCCCGATGCCATGCGCAAGGACGAAGACCTGGCCGGCATCTTCTACACCGGCGGCACCACCGGCCGCTCAAAGGGCGTGATGCTGAGCCACCACAACCTGATGGCCAACGCGCTCAACGCGCTGAGCGAAGGGCTATTCCCCGGCACCTGCGTCTATCTCCACGCAGCTCCGATGTTCCATCTCGCCAATGGCGCCGCGATGTTCTCGCTGCTGCTCAGCGGCGGCTCCAATGTGATCATCAAGGCCTTCAATCCTGAAGCGGTGATGGCGGCGGTCGCGCGCGACAAGGTGACCGAGGTGCTGCTGGTGCCGACCATGATCCAGATGCTGGTGGACCATCCGGCCCTCAATTCGCACGATCTCTCCTCCCTGACGCGCATCATCTATGGCGCCTCGCCGATCAGCGAGGCCGTGCTCGACCGCGCCATGGCGGCCTTGCCCACCACCAAATTCTGCCAAGCCTATGGCATGACCGAGCTGTCGCCGATCGCGACCTTGCTGCATTGGAAGGAGCATGTCGGCGAGGGGCGCGCCAAGGGCCGGCATCGCGCCGGCGGCCGCGCCACGCTCGGTTGCGAGGTCAGGATCGTCGACGCCAACGATCAGCCGGTCCCGTGCGGCACGGTCGGCGAGATCGTGGCGCGCGGCGACAATGTCATGATGGGCTATTGGGAGCGCCCGGAAGAGACCGCGCAGGCGCTTATCGATGGCTGGATGCATACCGGCGATGGCGGCTACATGGACGAAGACGGCTTTGTCTATGTGGTCGATCGCATAAAGGACATGATCATTTCGGGCGGCGAAAACGTGTATTCGCTGGAGGTCGAGAACATCGTGGCGCAGCATCCTGCGGTGGCGCAATGCGCGGTCATCGGCGTACCCAGTGACGAGTGGGGCGAACAGGTCCACGCCGTGGTCGTCAGGAAGCCCGACGCGCAGCTGGACAGCCAGCAGATCATCACCTTCTGCAAGGAGCGGATCGCCGGCTACAAATGCCCGCGCTCGGTCGAGATCAGCGACACCCCGCTGCCGATGTCCGGGGCCGGCAAGGTCCTCAAGCGCGAGCTGCGCAAGCCATCCTGGGAGGAGAAGGAGCGGCGGGTGAACTAG
- a CDS encoding Uncharacterized conserved protein: MTKPEKASDRTLAGKCLCGAVHYAVADAFVYAANCHCSNCRRTTGSAFKPFAGIERDRLGITKGEGNLMIFGDESGHDAHCKLCGSLLYSVVRDGAFVHVTMGTLVDDPTIRPTKHIFVGSKAPWFTITDDLPQYEEHVVVAGAAGG; the protein is encoded by the coding sequence GTGACAAAGCCGGAGAAAGCAAGCGACCGCACGCTTGCCGGAAAGTGCCTATGCGGCGCGGTCCATTACGCGGTGGCGGACGCATTCGTCTACGCTGCGAACTGCCATTGCTCGAACTGCCGGCGGACGACCGGTTCGGCCTTCAAGCCGTTCGCCGGCATCGAACGCGACAGGCTGGGCATCACCAAAGGCGAGGGCAACCTCATGATCTTTGGCGACGAAAGCGGCCACGACGCGCACTGCAAGCTGTGCGGCTCGCTCCTCTATTCGGTCGTCCGCGACGGCGCCTTTGTCCACGTCACCATGGGAACCCTCGTCGACGATCCGACCATCCGCCCGACCAAGCACATCTTCGTCGGCTCCAAGGCGCCGTGGTTCACCATCACCGACGATCTGCCCCAATACGAAGAGCATGTGGTGGTCGCCGGAGCCGCCGGCGGATAG
- a CDS encoding Acetyl-CoA acetyltransferase: MADRLASRVVVAGVGMIPFAKPGASAAYHEMGAEAGRRALADAGIRYDAVQQAYAGYVYGDSTSGQKAIYPLGLTGIPIINVNNNCSTGSTALFLARQAIASGAVDCVLALGFEQMKPGALGAVFADRPSPFEDFDKVTDALVGAPEIPLALRYFGGAGLSHMKRYGTKLETFAKVRAKASRHAKNNPLAIFRKEVTAEDVMNDQVVWPGVMTRLMACPPTCGAAAAVLVSEDFARRKGLRTDVRIAAQAMTTDFASTFDTDDMIRVVGFDMSRAAAASVYEQAGIGPEDIDVVELHDCFAQNELITYEALGLCPEGGAERFIEDGDNSYGGKVVTNPSGGLLSKGHPLGATGLAQCYELTRQLRGSAEATQVEGARRALQHNLGLGGACVVTLYERA; encoded by the coding sequence ATGGCGGATCGTTTGGCTTCTCGGGTCGTTGTCGCAGGCGTTGGCATGATTCCTTTCGCGAAGCCGGGCGCCAGCGCCGCCTATCATGAGATGGGCGCCGAGGCCGGCAGACGGGCGCTGGCTGACGCCGGCATCCGCTATGACGCCGTCCAGCAGGCTTATGCCGGCTATGTCTATGGGGACTCGACCTCGGGCCAGAAGGCCATCTATCCGCTCGGCCTGACCGGCATCCCGATCATCAACGTCAACAATAATTGTTCGACAGGCTCGACCGCCCTGTTCCTGGCGCGCCAGGCGATCGCCTCGGGGGCTGTCGATTGCGTGCTGGCGCTCGGCTTCGAGCAGATGAAGCCCGGCGCGCTGGGCGCGGTATTCGCCGATCGGCCAAGCCCCTTCGAGGATTTCGACAAGGTGACCGACGCATTGGTCGGCGCGCCGGAGATTCCGCTGGCGCTGCGCTATTTCGGCGGCGCCGGCCTCAGCCACATGAAACGATACGGCACCAAGCTCGAGACCTTCGCCAAGGTGCGCGCCAAGGCGAGCCGTCACGCCAAGAACAATCCACTCGCCATCTTCCGCAAGGAGGTCACGGCCGAGGACGTAATGAACGATCAGGTCGTCTGGCCGGGCGTCATGACGAGGCTGATGGCCTGTCCGCCGACCTGCGGCGCCGCCGCCGCGGTGCTGGTCTCGGAGGACTTCGCCAGGCGCAAGGGCTTGCGGACCGATGTCCGGATCGCCGCCCAGGCGATGACCACCGATTTCGCCTCGACCTTCGACACCGACGACATGATCCGGGTTGTCGGCTTCGACATGAGCCGGGCCGCCGCGGCGAGCGTCTACGAGCAGGCCGGCATCGGGCCGGAGGATATCGACGTCGTCGAGCTGCATGACTGCTTCGCCCAGAACGAGCTGATCACCTATGAGGCTCTCGGCCTCTGCCCCGAGGGTGGCGCCGAACGCTTCATCGAAGACGGCGACAACAGCTATGGCGGCAAGGTGGTGACCAACCCCTCGGGCGGGCTCCTGTCCAAGGGGCACCCGCTCGGCGCGACCGGGCTTGCGCAATGCTACGAGCTGACACGCCAATTGCGCGGTTCGGCCGAAGCGACCCAGGTCGAGGGCGCCAGGCGGGCTCTGCAGCACAATCTGGGACTTGGCGGCGCCTGCGTCGTCACCCTCTACGAGCGCGCGTGA
- a CDS encoding Putative peptidoglycan binding domain-containing protein, whose amino-acid sequence MTTGRATYRSALVLGAVSLVSPGLWTVTQSAFAQAPAAPAALAEAAADAAAKAAFEAFPEADRKAIQDALVWTGDYAGIADGTFGRGTLAAIKAYQARTKAKPDGILAPAALTALKAEGAKVRQAAGFAPADDPKSGVRIGVPLKLLDQRSPGRSGTIFKAKDNSASLETFTEDPTKTTLAEMFQRLITDHARHVTYKVLRPDFFVVTLEASGKRFFTRVASGPAGIRGFTFIYPAQPGFDRYSVAIADSFAPFPDASKTGTATSEIAVTTPVKPGGPALAPRPIAQLSAIAVGPRQVLTAALPDGCTAPLVAGGPAKVLRSDTALGLALLERSGPEAQTPAISLRASEIKPSEAVVVLSATADGEANISVATGEAPTASRILAPLQAPSGSPVFDRSGALAGLVTFQANIKRLPGGVVPAANYPIIGAEAIKRFLASLNQPLKAAEPGSTETSAGTVAAKYGRALTAVSCGS is encoded by the coding sequence ATGACGACAGGGCGCGCAACTTATCGGTCGGCCCTGGTTTTGGGAGCTGTGAGCCTGGTTTCGCCGGGGCTGTGGACGGTGACGCAATCGGCTTTCGCCCAAGCGCCGGCGGCGCCCGCCGCGTTGGCGGAAGCAGCAGCCGACGCGGCCGCCAAGGCTGCTTTCGAGGCCTTTCCCGAGGCCGATCGCAAGGCGATCCAGGACGCGCTCGTCTGGACCGGCGATTATGCGGGCATCGCCGACGGCACCTTCGGCAGGGGCACGCTCGCGGCGATCAAGGCCTACCAGGCGCGCACCAAGGCCAAGCCGGACGGCATCCTGGCACCAGCGGCGCTCACAGCCCTGAAGGCCGAGGGCGCGAAGGTTCGCCAGGCCGCGGGCTTCGCGCCGGCCGACGATCCGAAAAGCGGCGTCCGCATCGGGGTGCCGCTCAAGCTTCTCGATCAGCGTAGCCCCGGCCGGAGCGGCACCATCTTCAAGGCGAAGGACAATTCGGCGAGCCTCGAAACCTTCACCGAGGATCCGACGAAGACCACGCTCGCCGAGATGTTCCAGCGCCTGATCACGGATCACGCGCGGCATGTCACCTACAAGGTGCTGCGGCCGGATTTCTTCGTGGTCACCCTCGAGGCTTCGGGCAAGCGCTTCTTCACGCGCGTCGCATCCGGCCCGGCCGGCATCCGCGGCTTCACCTTCATCTATCCGGCCCAACCCGGCTTCGACCGTTACAGCGTCGCGATCGCCGACAGTTTTGCGCCTTTCCCCGACGCATCGAAGACCGGCACGGCAACGTCCGAGATCGCCGTCACGACGCCGGTCAAGCCCGGAGGACCAGCGCTCGCCCCGCGCCCGATCGCCCAGCTCTCGGCGATCGCGGTCGGCCCGAGGCAGGTCCTGACCGCTGCGCTGCCCGATGGCTGCACCGCCCCGCTCGTCGCCGGCGGTCCCGCCAAGGTGCTGCGCTCCGACACAGCCTTAGGCCTCGCGCTCCTCGAGCGCTCCGGCCCCGAGGCACAGACGCCGGCGATTTCGCTGCGCGCCTCCGAGATCAAGCCGAGCGAAGCCGTCGTCGTGCTCTCCGCGACCGCCGATGGCGAAGCGAATATCTCGGTCGCTACCGGCGAGGCGCCCACTGCCTCGCGCATCCTCGCACCCTTGCAGGCGCCGTCCGGCAGCCCGGTCTTCGACCGGTCGGGGGCGCTCGCCGGCCTCGTGACCTTCCAGGCGAATATCAAGCGCCTGCCGGGTGGCGTCGTGCCGGCGGCGAATTACCCGATCATCGGCGCCGAGGCGATCAAGCGCTTCCTCGCTTCGCTGAACCAGCCGTTGAAGGCGGCCGAGCCGGGCTCTACGGAGACCAGCGCCGGCACGGTCGCGGCGAAATATGGGCGCGCCCTGACCGCTGTGAGCTGCGGCAGCTGA
- a CDS encoding Acyl dehydratase, whose translation MVDQSAVGHSFTPVTAHVEPGRLRYFFDTIGERNPLYRDAKAAEAAGYAGVPIPPTYLFCLEMMDAERPFEFLEALNIDLARVLHGEQRFTYHAPVTVGDTLTFESRVTDVADKKGGALTLVIVETKVTNEAGLHVADTARTIVVRN comes from the coding sequence ATGGTCGATCAATCAGCGGTCGGACACAGCTTCACCCCGGTCACCGCGCATGTCGAACCGGGTCGCCTGCGCTATTTCTTCGACACCATCGGGGAGCGCAACCCACTTTACCGCGATGCTAAAGCTGCCGAAGCGGCGGGCTATGCCGGGGTCCCGATCCCACCGACCTATCTCTTCTGTCTCGAGATGATGGATGCCGAACGGCCTTTCGAGTTTCTCGAGGCACTGAACATCGATCTTGCCCGCGTCCTGCATGGCGAGCAGCGTTTCACCTATCACGCGCCGGTCACGGTCGGCGACACGCTGACATTCGAGTCGCGGGTGACCGATGTCGCCGACAAGAAGGGCGGAGCGCTGACCCTGGTTATCGTCGAGACCAAGGTGACCAACGAGGCCGGGCTGCATGTCGCGGACACAGCGCGCACCATCGTGGTGCGGAATTAG
- a CDS encoding Enoyl-CoA hydratase/carnithine racemase yields the protein MTDASAYLTYDGPIATITLNRPERFNAIDETAAVRLAGFARELAARGDVRVVVIRGAGPAFCAGGDIDHMVAHLDDPAPMARGILNPLHEFLIGLKALPAIVLTSVHGAAAGGGFSLALMGDLCIAADTARFTPAYARLGLSPDGGGTIGLVRAVGARRALQIFLMEDGFGAIEAQACGLVNKVVPESELQSATQALAERLAAFNPAAVAATKRLVYASHDTPMAEQLDAEMTELIACMRTEPFRDAVHRFVGKTKDTKPGESA from the coding sequence ATGACCGACGCGTCCGCCTATCTGACCTATGACGGGCCGATCGCGACGATCACGCTCAATCGTCCCGAACGCTTCAACGCGATCGACGAAACGGCGGCGGTCAGGCTCGCGGGATTCGCGCGCGAGCTTGCGGCGCGCGGCGATGTGCGCGTCGTCGTGATCCGGGGCGCAGGCCCGGCCTTCTGCGCCGGCGGCGACATCGACCACATGGTCGCCCATCTCGACGACCCGGCGCCGATGGCGCGGGGCATCCTGAACCCTCTGCATGAATTCCTGATCGGCCTCAAGGCGCTTCCAGCCATCGTGCTCACCAGCGTCCATGGCGCGGCGGCTGGCGGCGGCTTCTCGCTCGCCCTCATGGGCGACCTTTGTATCGCGGCCGACACTGCGCGCTTCACGCCGGCCTATGCGCGTCTCGGCCTTTCGCCCGACGGCGGCGGCACGATCGGCCTGGTCCGCGCCGTCGGCGCCCGGCGGGCGCTGCAGATCTTCCTGATGGAAGACGGTTTCGGCGCGATCGAGGCGCAGGCCTGCGGCCTGGTCAACAAGGTGGTGCCCGAAAGCGAGCTTCAGTCGGCGACGCAGGCACTGGCCGAACGGCTCGCCGCGTTCAATCCGGCAGCGGTCGCGGCAACCAAGCGGCTCGTCTACGCATCCCATGACACGCCGATGGCGGAACAGCTCGATGCCGAGATGACCGAGCTGATCGCCTGCATGCGCACCGAGCCGTTTCGTGACGCGGTGCATCGCTTCGTCGGCAAGACCAAGGACACGAAACCAGGAGAGTCGGCGTGA
- a CDS encoding signal peptidase I: MSIRRRTVVGLALAGFVSAISRLSAATLSDWVESARIAKLFVSAGIPAKSYSQPSTKMMPNMVEGDVVLADLRQEGVQPARGEAIASWYDADTVYIDRVIGLPGDRIALRAGHLILNGEEIAQEPAGTLEYDDYGQLKRCDLFVETLPGARPYKIARMITGGGFLDNIAETTVPPGHLYLLGDNRDNSVDSRVASRGPVAIKSVIGRIVYRLRPNAGWLVPRETVPMLPKE; encoded by the coding sequence ATGAGCATTCGGCGCAGGACCGTGGTCGGGCTGGCGCTGGCCGGCTTCGTGAGTGCCATATCCAGGCTCTCGGCGGCGACACTGTCGGATTGGGTCGAAAGCGCCCGCATCGCCAAGCTGTTCGTGTCGGCTGGCATTCCGGCGAAGAGCTATTCGCAGCCGTCGACCAAGATGATGCCGAACATGGTCGAAGGCGATGTGGTGCTCGCCGATCTGCGCCAGGAAGGCGTGCAGCCCGCACGCGGCGAGGCGATCGCCTCCTGGTATGATGCCGACACGGTCTATATCGACCGGGTGATCGGCCTGCCGGGCGATCGCATCGCCCTTCGCGCCGGCCATCTCATCCTCAATGGGGAGGAGATCGCCCAGGAACCGGCCGGCACGCTCGAATATGACGATTATGGACAGCTCAAGAGATGCGACCTGTTCGTCGAGACCTTGCCGGGCGCCAGGCCCTACAAGATCGCCCGAATGATCACGGGCGGCGGATTCCTCGACAATATCGCCGAGACGACTGTGCCGCCGGGCCATCTCTATCTTCTGGGTGACAACCGCGACAACTCGGTCGACAGCCGCGTCGCCTCGCGGGGACCGGTGGCGATCAAGAGCGTGATCGGCAGGATCGTCTACCGGCTGCGGCCGAATGCCGGCTGGCTCGTGCCGCGCGAGACCGTGCCGATGCTCCCGAAGGAGTAA
- a CDS encoding transcriptional regulator, TetR family translates to MNERSKAAEAPPWVPFEDRRRARDEKRDAVLRMAVQMFLEEGYHRTTLSDVAARLNITKPALYNYFRSKADILIECYRLGQEMFEASFAAIERESGNGLDKLRRLIRAYARVMTEDFGMCLVRLDDRELSPEARAKVRKAKRRYDAAFRTYIAQGVADGSISRCDPKLATLAIAGALNWIGHWYQPGGELSAAAIADEFALRLTEGLAAR, encoded by the coding sequence ATGAACGAGCGAAGCAAAGCCGCTGAAGCGCCGCCCTGGGTGCCGTTCGAGGATCGCCGGCGGGCGCGCGACGAAAAGCGCGACGCCGTGCTGCGCATGGCGGTTCAGATGTTCCTCGAAGAGGGCTATCACCGGACCACGCTGAGTGATGTCGCGGCGCGGCTGAACATCACCAAGCCCGCGCTCTACAACTACTTCCGCAGCAAGGCGGACATCCTCATCGAGTGTTACCGGCTGGGCCAGGAGATGTTCGAGGCGAGCTTCGCCGCCATCGAGCGCGAGAGCGGCAACGGCCTCGACAAGCTGCGCCGGCTGATCCGCGCCTATGCTCGTGTCATGACCGAGGATTTCGGCATGTGCCTCGTCCGCCTCGATGACCGGGAGCTGTCCCCCGAGGCGCGCGCCAAGGTTCGCAAGGCCAAGCGAAGATATGATGCGGCCTTCCGAACCTATATCGCGCAGGGCGTCGCCGACGGCTCGATCAGCCGCTGCGACCCCAAGCTCGCGACCCTCGCCATTGCCGGAGCGCTGAACTGGATCGGCCATTGGTATCAGCCAGGCGGTGAGCTCTCGGCCGCAGCCATCGCCGATGAATTCGCACTCAGGCTGACCGAGGGGCTGGCAGCCAGATAG
- a CDS encoding Acyl dehydratase codes for MSTLSVQSVTVGERLVHKTFAPITRHTLALYCGASGDHNPMHVDFDFAKKAGFPDVFAHGMLVMAYLGQALTEAAAPSAIRSFSTRFAAITQLGARLTCEGRVTELFNDQGERRARLALTAKDEHGETKLAGEAVIAL; via the coding sequence ATGTCCACCCTGTCGGTCCAATCCGTCACGGTCGGCGAGCGGCTGGTTCACAAGACTTTCGCGCCGATCACCCGTCACACGCTGGCGCTCTATTGCGGCGCTTCGGGCGACCACAATCCGATGCATGTCGACTTCGACTTCGCGAAGAAGGCGGGGTTTCCCGACGTGTTCGCGCACGGCATGCTGGTCATGGCCTATCTCGGCCAGGCCTTGACCGAGGCGGCAGCGCCGAGCGCCATCCGTTCTTTCTCCACGCGCTTTGCCGCCATCACCCAGCTTGGCGCGCGCCTCACCTGCGAGGGCAGGGTCACCGAACTGTTCAATGACCAGGGCGAAAGGCGGGCGCGGCTCGCCCTGACTGCCAAGGACGAACATGGCGAGACGAAGCTCGCCGGCGAAGCCGTCATCGCTCTTTGA